TCTCTTTAGAGTGATTCGGAGTTTAGCTTGAGGTTCCGTTTCGTTCGCATCGACCAGTTCAGCAGAGAGACTTACTACCCGTTCTCTATGACGTGCAGTACTACCAAGCAGTGGTACCCCCGCGAAATCGTCTGTGAAgagaactacatggaggtaagacctctccagtcctgggtttgaccTGTACTCCCACTAGCTATAATACATTGCCCACAATAATGCCTCACCCTTTGGTCCATTATCCTtctgcagatttttttctttttaaactacctTTTTGTGCCACTGTGGTACCAGTTAATAAAACAATACTCTAATTCAACCAATATTTCCCCATATCTTATTTTGTCAACATGTTGCAACTGaaactggtttaggacagaataccaaacactaATTGAATTACAAGTATTGTAGAATTTATTTGGATTAGAAATCCAAATTGGTGTGCATTGCCTTTTTGCTTCCCATATTTgtgcattttatatttacagcATTAAACTGAAGGTGAATTATTGATTCtttgtgcatttgtttgtttctctAGTAACAATACACAATCTGGATGTGCAGTCCTCTACCAAACCCAGGCAACAACTGCAACCTGCCACTGTTGGTGTTGCTAAAATGCAGTGTCTGATTGTTTTACAGTTGTCCCTTGTACTCCTTCAGAAGCTTGTATCAAATTCTCAGTAGATTTCTTGCTGCATGGCTTAATTCTAGCTGGTTGTGACTTGAGCCCAGTACCTGTAACAGGGTTCCTCTTGGCTGATCTAGCCATCTACTTCTGTAAAGTGACGGGCTGCTAGATCGTCTTTAAGCTATAGGGAGGTCTGAACCTAAATGATTGTATAACGTTATCCCCTTGTCATCTTTAGATATCTGTAAGGAGAAATGTGCCAGTTATTGCTCAGGAGGGGATGGATACTGAAGACTGGCACGCTGCTCTCCCTGCAGTAAGTTTAAAAGCCACTCCTGTTTTGGTCTGAAGATGTTCATGCAGCATGGCAATTGTATAGGGTGCTTACAAGCTGCTATCCAGCTCGCAGTAGCATCTTGTTGGCTGCTGTGAGCAGGGCTATTGGCTTGTGTCTTTCTGCAACCTGTCCTATATTTCTAATTTAACAAAAGGTATAGCTCATCTTTTAATAACATGATGTCTGATGCTCATGCTGCCATATATATGAATGAGCATCAAATGTATCGCTCATATTGGGATAAAATGACATGTCTCTGTGCAGTGACTCTACTGTGCTGACCAACAATTGATATTTTACCATCTGAAGTTATGCTAGTCACAGGCTAGCGTGTGTGGCCACTGTTGGAAGCAGTacgcatgctttgcaccaggtttcggatgttgtcttgtggaatcctggcccattcctcttgtcatgcctggataagcatctgcctgttcagtggtctccCGGGCCCTAGAAGCCACATGCCGCCCAAGTTCATCGCACAAATGTTTAATTGGGCTTGGGTCTGGGGAATAAGGCATGACTCTCCCATTGTGCAAGAAAGCTGTTGTGACATAAGCAACATGTGGCCATTCCTGCAAGACCATGCACGTTGGCCTATTAGGATGGGCTTGCAAGAAGGGCACCAAGTGAGGCCTTGGGACTTGATCAACGTATTGCTGTGGAGTCCTGTTTCCATCAATCCCTCACTAGCAGCGGAGTTCTGTAGCAACTAGACCATCACACTTGGACCTCCCCATCGATTGGTCTCTCGTGCACAACAGTGTCCTAATTAGGTGTATATTAAGTGCCTATGTTTCAGTCCTAGTTTGTCTTCTATGCAGGCTTGTGACTTGCTGCTACTCTATGCAAGTGTGAACTGTCTTAAGCTTCATAACTTGTCTAGCTAAAATCACTCCACACTTTCCCAGTCAACTTGGCTTCTTGCCTCCTACCCCAGTCCCATAAAACCAGACTAGCCCCTAGACCTTCTGACCAGCTGCTGTCTCTCCTGTGTTCCAGGCCCAGGAAGCTATCATGTCAGTGTGGCAGGTTGTGTTCCACAAGACCGGACAGCCAGCCAAATCCATGAATGCCTCCGTGGCCCAGTCTCGGGGCTACATGATCAACTCCACCTCCAGTAGGATCCTCTTCCGCTCGCCCTATAACATGCCGGAATCAGAAATGCTTACAGTAAGACCTCTCCAAAAGCACTATTAAAATATCGGGTTCTGTTTTTAGCAGAGTTCCATATTGCTCCATCGGTGTCTCCAAGCACACTTGTATTGCTTCTGTGCCTGAGTTCATGCTATGTTCTTCCAGGTTAATGGAATCCAAGTGGAAGCAATCCGGGCAACTGTCTTCTACAAGCAAAGGTGGATGCTGCTATTGGTGGACACTTCTGCTGCCTGTACCAAGAGTAAGATCTAAAGCTTGGCTATCTTGCCATGGTCCAGAGGCCATGTAAAACGACTGCCATGGTGTGGTCCTCTTTTTAACTGGACAATTACTAGTGCAGTTACTTCTACTAGGTTACAAAAGGAACATCTCTGCATGCTAGCACTACAGAATTCTACAAACAAGGGCCATGATCATGGCCATATTGATTGCCATCTGCTTGCACTTCCTTTTATACAGAAATTCCTAATGGATACAAGTTTTTAAATCCAACTGTCTTTTCCCTCCTAGATCTTGGCACTTTTGATGGTACACATTTGGCTTGGGTTGCACCCAGAGTCCTCACTCCACTGGTCCTGCATATAGAGAAGTTCCAGGACAAGGGTATTGCCATGGGTGTGGAGGGGAAGCTGCTTGACCTTGCCACTATCCGAAGACGGAACTATGAACTGAAAGTCAATGAGACTTTCATAGATATCTCTGTTCCTTATGGCGCGGAGGGTGGCTACCTGAaggtaatgggggggggggggggtttagctCTGGCGTTCCTTCACTGACAACCAGGcaggttctggatgtgttgcagaCTCTCTCTACCCCCTAGATTGCGTGCCCTTGGTGTTTCTCTAGATGAGCACTTTGACAGTACACCTGCTTCTGATATCCCAGACAAGTTTAGCTGACCCTGAGTAAATCCTGGTTTTAATCTACACGTTGGCCAATGACCCTTCCTTTCCAGCCTTGGTTCTGCATgcttttaatggagtccacctcctGCTTTACTCTTGTGACCATGCCCTTCTGTCTCTTCAGAGTCGTGTTATAAATAACCAGTACAACCGGATCTACGCCATTGACCTGTACCTTGAGCACCAGTGGGCAGATGACCAGTGGGAAGCGACCCAGCACCGTTCTTTCAAGCCAGTCCGCACCCCCTCTATTGCTGAGACCCCCTTTGTTGTCAACAGTGAGTACGCTGCCTGCTTTCCAGCATGGCATTTAATGGCCTTGCTGTGGTGCCAATGTGTAATGCAGTGGGGGACGTCCTGGACTAAAACACTAGCCCTGGCTTTAAATCTGTAATGCAAACCCTCCTCCATCTTAACCTCCTAAATGCCTGCGTTTGTAGATACCATCCCAGCAGAAAAGGTCTTCACAGTGACCCTTGGCATCTTCAACCCTGATGTTGAGCTGAAGAACTTCACCATCAATGGGGTTCCTCTGACCCTTCCTGAGGCCATCAACCAAGGCATTGTGCTAACTGAGGTCCAGCACCCCAATGGCACCAAGTCTTTTGTCCTGAAGGTCCCCTTCACCCACCCACTCATCCCACAAAAGGTAGGGATGAAAGCATGCCTATATGTTGATGGAACTCAAAGCTTAAGACCCAAGCTGTACCGGTCTATTCTCCAGTACAGTTGCTGACTGTTACTGCTTCTTTACACCATTTGTTGTTCTCTGGCAGTATATTGGCAATGGTGTGAGGGAGTTCACCTTGAATATCAACTACACCTTGAACATCATCCCTGAGAATGCGCCTTATTTCCACCCTGCAACCATTGTGTGTCAGGTTAAGGATGTCGGTAAGTATTGGGGCTGGGAAGTGTCCCTGAGCACTGATTGATTTAGACCACGGGTGTCAAACTCTGTTCCTGGCGGGCTACAGTgttttctggctttcgttccccctgagctctcaattatttatttcttagcagatgcccttatccagggcgacttacaatcgtaagcaaatacatttcttgtgttacagtacaagtaatacaataagagcaaattaCTTAATGGGTCTAATGATGATTAACCGGACACAttcaacacttctcttcaggcctcaatgcttcataggtagtgtaccttgaatccagTGCATTTCTAAAACCATCCACTGTAAAAGACCTTAATGTTTGATAATTCAACAAATTATCTCAATTGTTAATTGAGAGTTTTGGCATGAAGACCCTGCGACCCTCGGGCTGGAGTTGACATCCCTGGACTAGACCAAGTCTCTCAACCAAAGGATTGGTGCACTGGTTGTGTGCCCACCCAGGGAATTCCATCATGAAGATGTCTCCCCTTTTTTTCAATTGAGCTAGTTTGCAAGCTCTTGAAAGCCTCCTGAAAAATGTTTGCTGCTAGCATGCTGTCATCTTTCTTGGGATTTGCATACACCTCCCACACTAACAGACATGCACCCCTATTGGCACTTGCTGTTTGAGAGAAATGATGTTCATTAAAGCACTGCTGCCCAAAGAAGACTGCCAGCACTCTGCTGAAGCTTGAACTGTCGACGCCTGACCATTACTGAAGGTGTGGTTGGTAGTTTTTTATTGGCATACACTTCAGGCTCTTGACTCTTCTTTCCTCCCCAGTACTTCCTGTGATCAAGGGCTCTTGTACTGAAAAGAGCCTAGTCTTTGAAGTGACGCGTGGGAACATGGACCACCTCTGGGCCATGTACATTGAGAAACACCAGCTTACCTCTGAGCTGGCGGCTCAACGGGGCTACATCCTCACCAACCAGACCAAGTTTATTCTAGAGGTGCCGCTCTTCAGTATCGGCTGCATCTATGAGGTACACATTTCTGGGGGCCATTAGGAATGTACTTGGCAGAGTCTCCCTAGAGGCTGAACTGggtgttttgtaggattacaTTCTCGTTCTGGGTTTGagactttttcttttcctttgtttAGGTGTGTGAGCAAACCTGAGCCTTGTTAAATCTGTAGTTCTCCCTGCATGACTAGGTTGGAAAGCCTGCCCCTCTGTTGGTGTGCCATCAAACtgggatgttttttttccccGTGTCGCTTGTCTCCCTCTTTTCCAGGATATCTCTCTCCGAGGCCTCTTTGTTCGAGTAGAACTGACCCTAATCGATATTGGGACACTCGTGGCAGTGCTGTCCGCTGTACAGCGCTGTCAATTTCCTACCAAGCAGCTGTTGGGTAAGTAGTTCCCCAAAGTGGGCTTGACTTTCTGTCTTGGTGCTCTGCACCTCCCTGCTTCCATGCCTTGCCATTTTCTACACGTGTTGACTAAGCAATCTCTAACATATGCTTTAGCCGTATACCTGACTCCTCCTTCTCCATTGCTATAGAGAGTATTCCACTGATCACATATTGCTTGCAACAATCCGTAGTGCCACTTGCCCAACTTCTAAATGGTCTGCGGTCAGGTCTCTATGCATATTGGTGAAGGCTTCTACCAGTACGTGCACCACAGTGTGATCCTTTAGTATTCGGCAGGCTTTGTTTGacctgaagcaaaattaattctacagggttccgcagcacttttggccatagctgtaggtatcgTCTCGAGGCTACTTGGTACACGATTTGGTGTGGCAATCTTGAACTGGTTCATGCAGCAAGTTCTCATGGAATGCTTCAACTTCACCCCATTCTCTTCAGTGTGCATGCCTAATGGTGTGATGACGGTGGTGGCTGTCACCATGGAGCCCATACCAGTAGTGGAACCCAGCAAGACCACCCTGCTGGATAAGACCTGCAAACCCAAAGAGTTTGACTCAACCAGGGCTCTCTTCACCTTCACTGTCAACACGTGTGGGACCAGGAGCAAGGTGGGTTTCCCGCATGGTGCTGTAGACTCGTGCAATAGCCCTTCATACAGGTCTTGTATTGGTGGACTGTACTAGATGCAATACGTATCCCTAAAAGTGCTGTGGACTAGCCTTGCATGTCTGCCCTAGTAAAGACTACAAGATTGCTTCCCcttgaactgtttttaaaattgcatgtTTGACAAGTGACAACTcctgtttgtgtgtcttttttttaaatgtgctattGGCATACAGATTTCTTTCAAATGGGGCTGCTATTCTAATTTCTAGTAGTGGGTGGGGGTGCTTTGTACTAATGGCTTGATATGGCAATGTTTCAGATTGTGGAGAACTACCTGATCTATGAGAATGAGGTAGTGTATACCAGAGCTCTGTTCCCAGCCAATGCTCCAGTCATCACCAGGGACTCTGAATACAGGTGAGCATGAGGAGTCCTGCACTTCTAGAAGGCCTGAAATGGGCCTACACTGGCACCTCTTGATACTGACTTTTTAGACTTGGGGCATGCTGCCCAATAGATAATGGTATACTTCCTGTGAAGATTTGCCTCTGAAGGAACCATTTAACAAATTGCAAGTagtgtacagtaatgtgtttcaACTGCATTTTAAAGACTTTGGTAGTCTTATCCAATACTACTGCAACGTGTCTCCCGTAGGCTGACCATCCGTTGCCGCTACCCCCTCAACGACACCATGAAATTGCTAGCTGAAAGGAAGGCTGTCCCTGCCCCCTACTCTAAAAAAAGTCTTGGATCCCTGGAGTTCTATCCTTACAGCTCTGAGCAGAGAGGTATGGCTTCTAGTGCCTAGTTTTAACTTGCCCGGTCCCGGGACAGTGTTGGTCAACTTTTATCCTGACTACCAGTATCGACCTACTACTATGACTCCATTTCTTGATTTCCCAGGCCCCAAAGCCAGAGACGTTCTGAATCTGAAGGCCCGTCTAGCAAGAGGTTGGTACCTGGTACACCCTTCATACCCACCTACCTTTTAATGGCCAGGTTCTGTAGTCTTTCATCCATAACCCACCAGGAATGGTGGCTGTACACATAATGCGCTTTAAAAGCATAGCAGTGATGGGCGCTCAGTCAACCTTTCTCCTTCCTGCCAGATGTGACCTTCTCCCAGTTCTATCGGGAGTTCCCAGTGTCCAAGTCTGGGCTGGAGCCCTTGTTCCTGGAGGTTGTGCTCCTCCACCACCAGAACCTGGCTGACCACCTCGTCCTGCGGGACTGCTGGGCCACAGAGACCCCTGAACTGGACGCCACCCCTCAATGGGACCTGGTCACTGACGGGTAAGGGGGTGGGGGTGACGAGAGTAAGCAGGCAGATGGTATTGAGCTGGAGTTTCATTGTCACTTATGCCAGCTTTTAGAATGTGTGCTTGGTAGAGGTCTAAACTTTTCTTGCTATGCTGTAGACTTGCATTGCATGATAACCTGGATGCCTAGATAGACGTGACCTGGCAAAGGCCTTTTCAGCATTGCAATGGGCTTTGGCTTCATGTACTTCTGCAATGAGTTGCATTTGCCTTGATTGGTGTTCATCTATAtatggtaaacacacacaccatgGCAGTTTCCCTCTGGTGGGAAGTGCATGTAGAACACACTTGGAAGTCTTTTGGAGGCTTCCTAATGTGCTAGGATTCAGTCGTTTCCTAAAATGAATACCTTTGTCCTGTACTTCACCCCTCGAGCTCCATGCCACGAAACCCAGTGTGCGATTGCCTCCAATGTCGTCTCCTCCTTTTCTGCAGCTGCCTGGTCAGTGGCGACTCCTACAAGACCCGGTTCCACCCAGTGTCTGCCAGCGCTCTCACCAAGAGCCCCCACCACCTCAAGAGGCTTGAGGTCCAGGCTCAGTCTGTTGCAAACCATGCCCTGTGGCAACAGGTTGGTAACTTTTTTCAGTGAGCTCAATCCGAGCCTTTTGATCTGCATTCTCACCCTCGGGTTAATACACGGCCATCTACTCTAGGTTTGGGGTGGGGGAGGAAAGCTCCCATGTCAAACGATAGTTTAAACCTCCATCTAGACCCTGAAGTAGCTCCCTATTTAAACTGGTGTGGAATGACTCCAAGGTCAGAAATGGGCAGTCCTGCTCTAGAAATGGCTTTCTATAGGCTGACATATTGGTTGGCTGTGTATGAGGCTGAACTAGGGCTCTAACACTGTCGTCtgaccttttttgtgttttgcagATGTACTTCCACTGTCTAGCTGTGGTTTGTGCTTCTGAGAAGGCAGGTGTCTGCAATGAGACCTGTATCGCTGGAGACAAGAGATCAGGtagggagtagtggttagggctctggacttttgaccggagggttgtgggttcaatccccagtgggggacactgctattgtacccttgagcaaggtactttacctagattgctccagtaaaaaccaactgtaaaaaatgggtaattgtatgtgatatcttgtaacaattgtaagttgccctggataaggacgtctgctaagaaataaataggcaGGGTGTATCTGACCTCTCCTGCAGTGGATATATGATACCCATTTGTATGTTCTATCGACTCCCAATTGCTCCTTTTTGGATCTAACTCTTTTGGGGTATGTCTTCCAGCCCGCAGTGTTGAGCTGGCTGACTCTGTCAAAGGCTATATTTCTGCTGGACCAGTCCAAATTGTACCCGAGGGGGAAGTTGCCAGTGTTCAAGCAGCCGGTAAGCAGTAAAGCACCAAGACACTAATCCCCTGCCTGCCCTGTAACTGCGTTCCTTTGCATGGTGATGAAGGTTAGGAAACTGCTGCCATTTTGGCTTTTGCATGGGAAGCTTTGTGTATTGCACCAAAGGGGAATCTGGCGCCAAAAGGGCACCTGCAGGGGCTGTAGTTTTTCTAGACCTCTTCTGTTGCAAGTTTTAGCCAAACAAATGCTTGTCCCAGGCACGCTACATAATGTAACCAGTAGCTGTGATTTCAAATGAAGCCCTCCAGGCTAACTAGCTCTGCCTCTTCTACCCAACACTTGCATCTCTTCCCCCAGTGCACACATTGGGTATTGTGTAGCTTCCTCAGGGTCCTAATGCTTGCCATTGTCTACTTTTCAGGTGCGACTCCTCCTCTGGTCCCCTATATTCCAGTCTTGGGAGTTGCAGTGGGAGTCCTTCTACTTGCTGTTGTAGTGTTTGCTGCCAAAGCTAGGAGATGTTGggtttctatttaataaaaatcttTGAATGTGAAATTGTCTCGTGTGTGTGGCTAGCTTTCACATTTGCATCGGTCAATGGATCTGAATTAACTGGGGTATTGGATGGCTAAAATGATGCCTGCAGTCTTATTCAGCTAACCTTTGAATGTCCTTTTTCAATAACTCTTTCCCATGAGAGGATTCTGCTGTTGCCTCACTAAATGATGCTTTAAACCTTTTGGTTTTCAGCCATGAAGTGAAGAGGGTTTGCAGTAAAACTTGTGACCCAAGCATTGGTTGAGGGTGACGAGATCTATAACGGTCACCTagaccagaggttcccaaactggggTGTGCGGGTAATTTGTGTAATggggttggggttttttttttttttttttttttaataaaaaaaaaaaaaaaattgctacttAAAGCTTTAACATTgaactcattttatttttctggtgTTTGATGCTAGTTGGTGTCAAACAAGGCTGTCCCAGACAATAATGCAGCTGCAGGACACTTCTCTACCCTGGCGTGCATGTTTTATTGCAAACTTCAGAGGTAGCAGTGAGAATGAAGATACAATGATGTACTGAGCCCTCGCCACCAATCACTGTGCAGTGTGAATCATATGTATTTAGGAGTGTGGGTTGTTtgttggtgggtttttttttttttttttggaacaataCAGTAGTAAATGGACAGTACTTGCACTCTTAGGTTGTACCTtttgtcttccacaactaaatccttgTGGTCACGGGCACATCCTTCTGGGTCTTGTGTAGGCAATTTTTTagttcaccacaatttgcaattctgttttaaatcctccctatCTTAACTAATACAGTTTGAAATCCTGCAAGGTTCCATTCAGGCTTAAAGTAGAAGTTAGGAAGTGGCATTGCCCTGCTGCACTAGGAAAGGTAGTTTATTTTAGGTTTTTGTTTAAGTGCGAGTGGCGAATTGAGTTAACtgttatgtgtgtatatacagtgcctggTAAAAGTATTCAGACAcctgaccaattttctcattactgaattgcaaatggtacattgaaatttagtttgatttgttttttttattttaaaacactgaaactcaattgtaaggtgacattgattttgttggaaatatttaagaaataaactgtcttgcttgcataagtatccAACCCCTGTGctatggaagctcccagttttacacagatgaaagaaattgccctaactaggacacaattaccttaccattggcctccacctgtgaaccattaaagttgctgtcacattttctggataaaaaccccactgttgaaggatcagtGGTCAAGCTGTGAATCTGatggaaaatgaagaccaaagagcattctaccaAAGTTgcagataaagtaatacaaatgcatagattagggaaagggtacaaaataatatccaagtgtttggatatcccaatgagcacagttggatcaataatcaggaagtggaagctgcattacaccacccaggcactgccaagaaaagtccatccctcaaaactcagcgctcaaacaaggagacttgtgagagaagccacagagaggccaacaatcactttgaaggagctacagagttcagtggctgggagtggagtaatggttcaccagtcaaccatatcaagagctctgcgtaagactggcctgtatgggagggtgtcaagaaagaagccattactcaaaaagtaccatctgaaagcacgtctggagtttgccagaaagcatgagtgacccagctgcgatgtgggaaa
The Acipenser ruthenus chromosome 3, fAciRut3.2 maternal haplotype, whole genome shotgun sequence genome window above contains:
- the LOC117394599 gene encoding uncharacterized protein LOC117394599, giving the protein MGIMDCKLLLGVVLCMLLPLDAKAQAPPGTFVNECRDRYFWMTTKRNFLIGGNFRFDIIGNDGIHPLDDRYAASCGFTYSVNIPGDLIFRASFFACHVSSNSDSEFSLRFRFVRIDQFSRETYYPFSMTCSTTKQWYPREIVCEENYMEISVRRNVPVIAQEGMDTEDWHAALPAAQEAIMSVWQVVFHKTGQPAKSMNASVAQSRGYMINSTSSRILFRSPYNMPESEMLTVNGIQVEAIRATVFYKQRWMLLLVDTSAACTKNLGTFDGTHLAWVAPRVLTPLVLHIEKFQDKGIAMGVEGKLLDLATIRRRNYELKVNETFIDISVPYGAEGGYLKSRVINNQYNRIYAIDLYLEHQWADDQWEATQHRSFKPVRTPSIAETPFVVNNTIPAEKVFTVTLGIFNPDVELKNFTINGVPLTLPEAINQGIVLTEVQHPNGTKSFVLKVPFTHPLIPQKYIGNGVREFTLNINYTLNIIPENAPYFHPATIVCQVKDVVLPVIKGSCTEKSLVFEVTRGNMDHLWAMYIEKHQLTSELAAQRGYILTNQTKFILEVPLFSIGCIYEDISLRGLFVRVELTLIDIGTLVAVLSAVQRCQFPTKQLLVCMPNGVMTVVAVTMEPIPVVEPSKTTLLDKTCKPKEFDSTRALFTFTVNTCGTRSKIVENYLIYENEVVYTRALFPANAPVITRDSEYRLTIRCRYPLNDTMKLLAERKAVPAPYSKKSLGSLEFYPYSSEQRGPKARDVLNLKARLARDVTFSQFYREFPVSKSGLEPLFLEVVLLHHQNLADHLVLRDCWATETPELDATPQWDLVTDGCLVSGDSYKTRFHPVSASALTKSPHHLKRLEVQAQSVANHALWQQMYFHCLAVVCASEKAGVCNETCIAGDKRSARSVELADSVKGYISAGPVQIVPEGEVASVQAAGATPPLVPYIPVLGVAVGVLLLAVVVFAAKARRCWVSI